From Schizosaccharomyces pombe strain 972h- genome assembly, chromosome: II, the proteins below share one genomic window:
- a CDS encoding SNARE-associated protein, whose amino-acid sequence MPAPVSSIKIIALAAIGILIVVFAILLAVFHNDLLAIAMPIAERIAKLPMSFLIALVLIAASSIPPLLGQDPLALLIGAVWGLNVGFWTVVCGIFIGETIAFMAYRYFLEQKAQEFREHHEEHYGTFVKIVEEGSYPLIWLIRLSFLPTHFTTVFFATLPELSYIGWAIAFWLSCFKYLVPVYAGYCIVHNKSSAANIVGIVLSIVVTLGTLAFLIVRYKAIKNSTLEDSTNSTSDVLNHLESQPTDSIDLRHLEQTSEQNETDNSERKHLLSHQH is encoded by the exons atgCCTGCTCCAGTATCTTCTATAAAAATT ATCGCTCTAGCAGCGATAGGAATTTTAATAGTTGTTTTTGCTATACTACTTGCAGTCTTTCACAATGATTTACTGGCTATAGCTATGCCAATAGCAGAGCGAATTGCTAAACTACCTATGTCCTTTTTAATTGCATTGGTATTGATTGCTGCTTCATCAATCCCTCCTTTATTAGGACAAGATCCTTTAGCATTATTAATTGGTGCCGTTTGGGGACTTAACGTAGGTTTTTGGACAGTTGTCTGTGGAATCTTTATTGGTGAAACAATTGCTTTTATGGCTTATCGCTATTTTTTGGAACAAAAGGCTCAAGAATTTCGCGAACATCATGAAGAGCATTATGGAACTTTTGTCAAAATCGTTGAAGAAGGTAGTTATCCGCTGATCTGGCTGATCAGGTTAAGCTTTCTTCCTACTCATTTTACGactgttttttttgcgACACTTCCAGAATTATCCTACATCGGTTGGGCAATTGCCTTCTGGCTCTCttgttttaaatatctTGTTCCGGTTTACGCTGGTTACTGTATCGTTCACAACAAATCAAGTGCTGCAAACATAGTAGGAATTGTTCTCAGCATTGTCGTGACTCTTGGTACTTTAGCGTTTCTGATTGTTCGTTataaagcaattaaaaatagCACTTTAGAAGATTCTACGAACAGTACTTCAGATGTATTAAATCATTTAGAGTCACAACCAACCGATAGTATTGATCTGAGACATCTTGAGCAAACTTCAGAACAGAATGAAACTGACAACTcagaaagaaaacatttGTTAAGTCATCAACACTGA
- the npl4 gene encoding ubiquitin ligase complex subunit Npl4 produces MILRFRSKRGMARAEFQPTDTLAMLSAKILSDILKNDYSPENVSLCQNESDQGVIFSNLNDQTLQDAGLTHGQMLYLRLGTPNSDIASSNNEPALTVTGAPKQVSTPDVSEKKPSMPVIQDPIDDSLEKEDGLIRRSMTSLCRHGPKGMCDYCSPLEPYDESYRQENKIKHLSFHAYLRKINSNVNKYASSQSFIPPLEEPSFTVKEKCPSGHPPWPAGICTKCQPSTVMLNLQPFRVIDHIEFASPGIVDSFLNKWRQSGFQRIGYTYGHFEQYNNVPLGIKGVIEAIYEPPQVSEADGVTLEEWADEALVEQVATACGLRRIGIIFTDLTDDGSNSGKVLCKRHSDSYFLSSLEVYNSANFQTKFKNPCKWSRSGYFGSKFVTSVISGNLNGEIEVMSYQVSNIGTALYQADLIQPSVDPDRMLVKKEDQTRYVPDVLYRYTDKYGKQVSENAKPAFPVSFLLVTLTDGFPEKPDPLFSNNDTSIITTLESTDETGRLRQLAKLFDHNAIANGSLSNFSVLLAIAKLSILGKDDLAALASYATAPTEENEKNLNSRESYQTLLAILYSSL; encoded by the exons ATG ATTTTGCGCTTTCGCAGCAAACGGGGGATGGCCCGTGCAGAATTTCAGCCAACTGATACTTTGGCTATGCTGTCTGCAAAG ATTTTGTCTGATATACTTAAAAACGACTACTCTCCCGAAAATGTTTCTCTTTGCCAGAATGAATCTGACCAGGGTGTCATTTTTTCCAACCTGAATGATCAAACTCTTCAAGATGCTGGATTGACTCACGGTCAAATGCTTTACTTAAGACTTGGTACACCAAATAGTGATATTGCTTCATCAAACAATGAACCTGCTCTCACTGTAACTGGTGCCCCAAAGCAGGTTTCCACACCTGAtgtttcagaaaaaaaaccttCTATGCCTGTCATTCAAGATCCCATTGATGAttctttagaaaaagaagatggCTTGATACGTCGTTCCATGACCTCTTTATGTCGGCACGGCCCTAAAGGAATGTGCGACTATTGCTCGCCTTTAGAACCGTATGATGAATCCTATCgacaagaaaataaaatcaagcACCTTTCCTTTCATGCttatttgagaaaaataaactcTAATGTGAATAAATATGCTAGCTCTCAATCGTTTATTCCTCCTCTTGAGGAGCCTAGTTTTACAGTGAAAGAAAAGTGTCCTTCTGGTCATCCTCCTTGGCCCGCTGGGATTTGTACCAAATGCCAACCATCAACTGTAATGCTCAATCTCCAACCATTTCGTGTTATTGATCATATTGAATTTGCTTCTCCCGGCATTGTCGATTCGTTTCTCAATAAATGGCGTCAATCCGGTTTTCAAAGGATTGGTTATACGTATGGACATTTCGAACAATACAATAACGTTCCTTTAGGAATTAAGGGAGTGATTGAAGCTATATACGAACCCCCTCAGGTTTCGGAGGCTGACGGCGTTACATTAGAGGAATGGGCCGATGAAGCCCTTGTAGAACAAGTTGCAACTGCTTGTGGATTGAGAAGAATTGGTATTATCTTTACTGATCTGACAGACGATGGTAGTAATTCTGGAAAAGTACTTTGTAAGAGACACTCTGATTCTTATTTTCTATCGTCTTTAGAAGTCTACAACTCtgcaaattttcaaacCAAATTTAAGAACCCCTGTAAATGGTCTCGCAGCGGTTATTTTGGGTCCAAGTTTGTAACATCTGTTATTAGCGGTAATCTAAATGGGGAAATTGAAGTTATGTCTTACCAAGTCTCAAATATCGGTACAGCTCTATACCAAGCAGATCTTATTCAACCAAGCGTCGATCCTGATCGCATGTTGGTTAAAAAAGAGGATCAAACAAGATACGTTCCAGATGTCCTCTATCGATATACGGATAAGTATGGAAAACAAGTATCAGAAAATGCAAAGCCTGCATTTCCGGTCAGTTTTCTGTTAGTTACGCTAACGGACGGGTTTCCTGAAAAGCCCGATCCTTTGTTTTCTAACAATGATACGAGTATTATTACCACATTAGAAAGTACTGATGAAACCGGCCGTTTGAGACAGCTTGCGAAACTTTTTGATCATAATGCGATTGCTAATGGCAGCttgtcaaatttttcagTACTTTTAGCTATAGCTAAACTCTCTATATTAGGAAAG gaCGACCTTGCTGCCCTTGCTTCCTATGCCACTGCTCCTACTGAGGAAAATGagaagaatttgaattCTAGGGAGAGTTATCAAACGTTGCTAGCCATTCTATATAGTAGTTTGTGA
- the his2 gene encoding histidinol dehydrogenase His2, translating into MPEYEIQVPSYRAAALTAEERTRLLARPIQNTQKIRTIVQPIIEDVKSRGEASLIDYASKFEKVQLKSAVLKAPFDDDLMKISPMIKEDIDIAFNNIFAFHSSQLRPTIAVQTMRGVVCQRMSRPINRVGLYIPGGTAVLPSTALMLGVPAKVAGCPHVVISTPVRKDGTVAPEIVYIANKIGAEAIILAGGAQAIAAMAYGISGVPKVNKIFGPGNQFVTAAKMHVQNDYGALVAIDLPAGPSEVLVIADETCNPESVALDLLSQAEHGLDSQIILLTVSLSPEMFDRIQKAINDHALRLSRSYIIKHAIKKSVIVQVDNVDQAFEWSNLYGPEHLVLHLKNASSYIPKIDNAGSVFVGPWSPVSMGDYASGTNHTLPTYGYASSYSGVSTDSFLKYITTQELTEEGIQRLGPTVIRLAELEGLTAHADAVRVRGVRL; encoded by the coding sequence ATGCCGGAATACGAGATTCAGGTGCCTTCTTATAGAGCTGCTGCATTAACCGCCGAAGAACGTACACGATTACTTGCAAGACCCATTCAGAACactcaaaaaattcgtACGATTGTCCAACCGATAATCGAGGATGTTAAATCAAGAGGAGAAGCTTCTCTAATAGATTATGCTtccaaatttgaaaaggttCAATTGAAGTCGGCTGTCTTAAAGGCTCCGTTTGACGACGacttaatgaaaatatccCCAATGATTAAAGAGGATATTGATATTGCttttaacaatatttttgctttccATTCATCACAGCTGCGTCCTACAATTGCTGTTCAAACCATGCGTGGTGTAGTCTGTCAACGGATGTCTCGTCCTATTAACCGAGTTGGTCTTTATATCCCTGGAGGAACTGCAGTGTTGCCATCTACTGCTTTGATGCTTGGAGTTCCGGCGAAGGTAGCTGGCTGTCCTCATGTAGTGATTTCTACGCCAGTCCGAAAGGATGGTACGGTTGCGCCTGAAATTGTATATattgcaaataaaattggTGCTGAGGCTATTATTTTGGCAGGCGGGGCGCAAGCAATTGCGGCCATGGCATATGGAATATCCGGTGTTCCTAaagttaacaaaatttttggccCTGGAAATCAATTTGTTACAGCTGCAAAGATGCATGTTCAGAATGATTACGGGGCTTTAGTTGCTATTGATCTTCCTGCTGGTCCCTCAGAAGTTTTGGTAATAGCAGATGAGACCTGTAATCCTGAAAGTGTTGCCTTGGATTTATTGTCTCAAGCAGAGCATGGTTTGGACAGTCAGATCATTTTGCTGACTGTCTCTCTATCTCCCGAAATGTTTGACCGTAttcaaaaagcaattaatgATCACGCTTTACGACTTTCTCGTTCGTATATCATCAAACATGCTATCAAGAAGTCGGTTATTGTACAGGTTGACAATGTTGATCAAGCTTTTGAATGGTCTAATTTGTATGGTCCTGAGCACTTGGTCTTGcacttaaaaaatgcttctTCATACATTCCCAAAATAGATAATGCTGGTAGCGTTTTCGTTGGTCCTTGGTCACCTGTAAGTATGGGTGACTATGCGTCTGGTACCAACCATACGCTTCCTACATACGGGTACGCCTCTTCTTATTCTGGCGTTAGTACCGATAGCTTCTTAAAATATATCACTACCCAAGAGCTCACTGAAGAAGGAATCCAGCGGTTGGGCCCTACTGTTATTCGTCTTGCTGAGTTGGAGGGTCTCACTGCGCATGCCGATGCTGTTCGTGTTCGGGGAGTTAGACTTTGA
- the rec15 gene encoding meiotic recombination protein Rec15, with amino-acid sequence MSYSVSAAQLWSRKLAMQAEDMQQHQKSQSNQIASCLAEMNTKQEVVNQTIGQLGRSISEVQQQNSQLVLQSLNQINMSMQQVALGIQDYASRINKLEQTMSDMNLKFEALQKEQNSNTKTLADCTSQMTIITKKLDAELKKRYMTTKQTRTVQNQTMPRSNTTTKKRVLAIDFLADDDY; translated from the exons atgagTTATTCAGTTTCAGCTGCTCAATTATGGTCTCGCAAGTTGGCAATGCAAGCCGAAGATATGCAACAGCATCAAAAGTCACAGAGCAATCAAATTGCTAGTTGTTTGGCTGAAATGAATACCAAACAAGAGGTAGTTAATCAAACGATCGGTCAACTAGGACGATCTATTAGTGAAGTCCAACAACAAAATTCTCAACTAG TACTACAATCTTTGAATCAAATAAACATGTCTATGCAGCAAGTGGCCTTAGGGATTCAAGATTATGCCAGTCGTATCAATAAGTTGGAACAGACCATGTCAGAtatgaatttgaaatttgaagCTTTACAAAAAGAACAGAACAGTAATACAAAAACACTAGCTGATTGCACAAGCCAGATGACTATAATCACTAAAAAGCTAGATGCAGAGCTGAAAAAGCGTTATATGACTACTAAACAAACACGAACAGTACAAAATCAAACTATGCCCAGAAGTAATACAACAACGAAAAAGCGAGTACTGGCTATTGATTTCTTAGCAGATGACgattattaa
- the ppp16 gene encoding acylpeptide hydrolase — protein MHSLFKQLVFFLVMTLTAADKAAFDAESMLEAPRRSAVVSNPLGNLGIFIESNYSFADHKYNSGIYLLNESTRNHQELLVHGKSNKALTWITDSAFLYAREDNSSSSSILLFDVNNRSERIIYNHNSSISDIRIGEKNNHYRIVFSSVDNSLVKGPSNVHVYDHLFVRHWDRWNTGSRNTLYFIELDKKTENSNYFEISSEKAIDLLKETGLESPVEPFGGLSDFDSNYDKLVFVAKDPKLNPATQTKTVVYEINLNTRNLKSLSTAKGACSSPRLAKDGNHIAWLEMQTPQYESDQNQIMVYESESGAKKHIARHWDRSPSSIEWGVFKGGEPGLFAIAENYGKQILFFVSIFHHQVIPMTEEHSVSSISVPKSSSLWLTKSSLINPPYYAKINVETLNESVLLENNVGLSPTSYEEIWFPGTHGHRIHAWIVKPESFDKSKKYPVAVLIHGGPQGSWTDSWSTRWNPAVFANAGFIVFALDPTGSTGYGQRFTDSIALDWGGKPYKDIELGVEYIKNHLSYADSEKMVALGASYGGYMINWIQGHPLGRQFRALVCHDGVFNTLNTFYNTEELYFSIHDFGGTPWENRVIYERWNPSNFVNYWATPELVIHSSKDYRLTESEGIAAFNVLQYKGIPSRLLVFEDENHWVIKPDNSLRWHKEVLSWILHYTKDCNANEDETF, from the coding sequence atgcATAGTCTTTTCAAGCAGCTAGTTTTTTTCCTGGTAATGACGCTAACTGCAGCTGACAAGGCTGCATTTGATGCGGAATCCATGCTAGAAGCTCCTAGAAGGTCAGCAGTAGTTAGCAATCCTTTAGGGAATCTTGGAATATTTATAGAATCGAATTATTCCTTTGCTGATCACAAATATAACTCTGGAATTTACCTTTTGAATGAAAGCACTAGAAACCATCAAGAGCTTTTAGTACACGGCAAATCAAACAAAGCGCTCACATGGATTACTGATTCAGCTTTTTTATATGCAAGAGAAGATAATTCTAGCTCATCGAGTATCCTTCTTTTTGACGTTAACAATCGATCAGAGCGTATCATATATAATCATAACTCTTCAATATCTGATATAAGGATCGGAGAAAAGAACAACCACTATAGAATCGTTTTTAGTTCAGTGGATAATTCGTTAGTTAAGGGACCTTCAAATGTTCACGTATACGATCACTTGTTTGTTCGACACTGGGATAGATGGAACACAGGATCTAGGAATACCCTTTATTTTATAGAGCTAGATAAAAAAACGGAAAActcaaattattttgaaatttcctCAGAAAAAGCTATTGATTTGTTGAAGGAAACTGGCTTGGAATCTCCTGTCGAACCCTTCGGAGGTCTTTCTGACTTTGATTCTAACTACGACAAACTTGTCTTTGTAGCAAAAGACCCGAAATTAAATCCGGCAACACAAACAAAGACAGTTGTTTACGAGATTAATCTGAACACTCGGAATCTGAAGTCATTGAGCACTGCGAAGGGTGCATGCTCTTCACCAAGACTAGCCAAAGATGGAAATCATATTGCATGGCTTGAAATGCAAACACCACAGTACGAAAGCgatcaaaatcaaataatgGTATATGAGTCCGAGTCAGGCGCTAAAAAGCACATTGCTCGTCATTGGGACCGATCGCCTTCCAGCATTGAATGGGGGGTTTTCAAAGGAGGCGAACCAGGTCTTTTTGCTATTGCTGAGAATTATGGGaagcaaattttgttttttgtttctatATTTCACCACCAAGTTATCCCAATGACAGAAGAACACTCTGTTTCTTCTATTAGTGTCCCTAAATCTTCTTCCTTATGGCTTACGAAGTCATCTTTAATCAATCCCCCTTATTACGCAAAGATTAACGTTGAAACGTTAAACGAAAGTGTTTTACTCGAGAACAATGTCGGATTATCGCCAACTTCTTATGAAGAAATTTGGTTTCCTGGCACTCATGGTCACAGAATTCATGCATGGATTGTAAAGCCCGAAAGTTTTgataaatctaaaaaatatccTGTAGCAGTGCTTATACACGGGGGACCTCAAGGTTCTTGGACAGATAGTTGGTCAACGCGCTGGAATCCTGCAGTTTTTGCTAATGCTGGTTTTATTGTATTTGCTCTTGATCCTACTGGATCTACAGGTTATGGACAACGTTTTACCGATTCCATTGCTCTTGATTGGGGTGGTAAGCCATATAAAGATATTGAACTTGGTGTTGAGtacataaaaaatcatctttCCTATGCTGATTCTGAAAAAATGGTTGCCTTAGGTGCTTCCTATGGTGGTTACATGATTAATTGGATTCAAGGACACCCTTTAGGTCGTCAATTTCGTGCACTTGTATGTCATGACGGGGTATTTAATACCCTCAATACTTTTTACAATACTGAAgaactttatttttctattcaCGATTTTGGGGGTACTCCTTGGGAAAACAGAGTTATCTATGAGCGCTGGAATCCTTCAAATTTTGTGAATTATTGGGCCACTCCTGAACTTGTAATTCATAGCTCAAAGGATTACAGGCTTACCGAAAGTGAAGGAATAGCCGCATTCAATGTTTTGCAGTACAAGGGAATTCCTAGCAGATTACTAGTCTTTGAAGACGAAAACCATTGGGTCATTAAACCTGATAATTCCCTACGTTGGCATAAAGAAGTGCTTTCGTGGATTCTTCACTATACTAAAGATTGTAATGCCAATGAAGATGAAACGTTTTag
- the aha1 gene encoding chaperone activator Aha1: MSATSINPNNWHWTSKDCRVWSHEYFNKELPKIQASEGPTSARITQVNSCEGDVDVSMRKRKVITIFDLKIQMEFKGETKDGVEATGSITCPELSYDLGYSDYVFDIDIYSASKEKEPIKELVREKIIPQIRQLFSGFSQVLLQTHGDDVYLSTEEHNGNAARGLPVHSSFKQNNSSQTSSNKGTTTVAAGSGSDGSRVSAVVNTADISENYTFDAPANELYATFLDPARVAAWSRAPPQLDVRPQGAFSLFHGNVVGKFLVLEENKKIVQTWRLSSWPTGHYAEITFTFDQADSYTTLRMIMKGVPIGEEEVVQGNIQDYYIRPIKTVFGFGAVL; encoded by the exons ATGTCGGCCACATCTATAAACCCCAATAACTG GCATTGGACTTCAAAGGATTGTCGAGTATGGTCTCATGAGTACTTCAATAAGGAACTTCCTAAGATCCAAGCTTCTGAGGGCCCCACTAGTGCTCGCATTACCCAAGTCAATAGCTGTGAAGGAGATGTCGATGTCTCTATGCGCAAAAGAAAGGTCATTActatttttgatttgaaaatacaaatGGAATTTAAAGGAGAAACTAAGGATGGAGTTGAAGCTACTGGCTCCATTACTTGCCCCGAGCTTTCTTATGACTTAGGATACTCTGATTACGTGTTTGACATCGACATTTACTCTGCttcaaaggaaaaagaaccCATTAAAGAGCTTGTTCGTGAGAAAATTATTCCTCAAATTCGTCAGCTTTTTTCTGGATTTTCCCAAGTTTTGTTGCAAACCCATGGTGACGATGTTTATCTCTCCACTGAAGAACATAACGGTAACGCTGCTCGTGGACTTCCCGTGCATAGTAGCTTTAAGCAAAACAATTCTTCACAGACTTCGTCTAACAAAGGTACTACCACGGTGGCCGCTGGATCTGGCTCTGATGGCTCTCGTGTATCAGCAGTAGTCAATACTGCCGATATTTCTGAGAACTATACTTTTGATGCTCCTGCTAATGAACTTTATGCTACTTTCCTTGATCCTGCTCGCGTAGCTGCTTGGTCTCGCGCTCCTCCGCAACTCGATGTTCGTCCGCAAGGCGCTTTCTCTCTGTTCCATGGAAATGTAGTTGGAAAATTCCTTGTACtggaagaaaacaaaaaaatcgtGCAAACTTGGCGTCTTAGTTCGTGGCCCACCGGTCACTATGCTGAAATAACATTCACCTTCGATCAAGCTGATTCTTATACTACTTTACGTATGATTATGAAGGGTGTTCCGATCGGCGAAGAGGAGGTTGTACAAGGTAATATTCAGGATTATTATATTCGTCCCATTAAGACagtttttggttttggcGCTGTTCTGTAA
- a CDS encoding uncharacterized protein (Schizosaccharomyces pombe specific protein): MKKRFDWCLILIDIIEKLLNEADLSILIIVIC, from the coding sequence ATGAAAAAACGGTTTGATTGgtgtttaattttaattgatatcatagaaaagcttttaaatGAGGCTGATCTaagtattttaataatcGTCATCTGCTAA
- the atg2402 gene encoding autophagy associated protein, which yields MLKCTIKNEQIETLRSGDTFVSYEIETESDLPVFEDKKFSVRRRYKDFEMLHNILSHDYNGYAIPPLPRKYTVSSFSGGSLSPIFIARRMQSLQTFLDRCSTHPVISNSMHMYQFLENNSWKSYYHNAWMQSENTKSKGNNVSGGIESSIQNLDPYAQSLYETAKQLLQNADTDLSKLEKTCVQYMNSVQNFPTDIPVPSNLSISNLDVVSVEFKRLKRNSIFLINSFHSKVITSIQDLEDYMVVFKSLIKSREQKVKQFEHFQQIVQSNSNNPDQSSRSDPNFVEATPVVQQTPELKPSPNTTIRTSSLFSIPKFFKKKRYSLGQDDANPMELLQLSFQELCIFNEKLEQELNFLRERIDVEMRKTLQMVCDCHVEYFSGILEQHAVKE from the coding sequence ATGCTGAAATGtacaattaaaaatgaGCAAATCGAAACTTTAAGAAGCGGAGATACATTCGTCTCTTATGAAATTGAGACTGAATCGGATCTGCcagtttttgaagataaaAAGTTCTCTGTTCGTCGGAGATATAAGGATTTTGAGATGCTTCATAATATTTTGAGCCATGATTATAATGGTTATGCAATCCCTCCGCTACCGAGAAAATATACTGTTAGTTCTTTCTCTGGTGGTTCATTATCTCCCATATTCATTGCTCGTCGAATGCAATCCCTCCAAACGTTTCTGGATCGATGCTCCACACACCCTGTAATTTCCAATTCTATGCATATGtatcaatttttggaaaataacTCTTGGAAATCTTATTATCATAACGCGTGGATGCAATCCGAAAACACTAAGTCCAAGGGCAATAACGTATCCGGAGGAATTGAATCATCAATTCAAAACTTAGACCCGTATGCTCAAAGCTTGTATGAAACAGCAAAACAGCTTCTCCAAAATGCGGATACGGATCTCTCAAAGTTGGAGAAAACCTGTGTTCAATACATGAATAGTGTTCAAAATTTTCCTACTGATATTCCTGTCCCTTCTAATTTAAGCATCAGTAACCTCGATGTTGTCTCTGTAGAATTTAAAAGACTAAAGAGAAacagcatttttttaataaactcTTTTCATTCTAAGGTAATTACATCTATTCAAGATTTGGAAGATTACATGGTGGTTTTTAAGAGTTTGATCAAATCTCGTGAACAAAAGGTGAAGCAATTTGAACATTTCCAACAAATCGTTCAATCTAACTCTAATAACCCTGATCAATCATCACGATCTGACCCAAACTTTGTAGAAGCCACTCCCGTTGTGCAGCAGACACCTGAGCTTAAACCGTCGCCCAACACTACTATACGTACCTCGAGTTTATTCAgtattccaaaattttttaaaaaaaagcggTACTCATTAGGTCAAGACGATGCTAATCCCATGGAGTTGCTTCAATTATCGTTTCAAGAATTATGCATTTTCAACGAAAAACTTGAGCAAGAGTTAAATTTTCTACGCGAACGTATCGATGTTGAAATGCGTAAGACATTACAAATGGTTTGCGATTGTCATGTGGAATATTTTTCTGGTATTCTTGAGCAGCATGCCGTGAAGGAATAA
- the pwp1 gene encoding WD repeat protein: MSIVSSVAFVPRGYASEFPKSYDIDEIEYERINQLSKLKLEDARADLQSSMEDSNKANGNGEETTDGAEGVLQTSEEVDDELKVYNLDTYDDDEEEAETEGPAAMFSNIRGLAYHENGEKDPYITIDPQEQDDLEREEMQILPTDSLLLAARTEDNLSHVEVYVYEPTEENLYVHHDFLLPTFPLCLEWLDYKVGTSDNAPGNYVAVGTFDPEIEIWDLDIIDAVYPAAVLGAGASQVNKKKKKSKKINDSYHTDAVLALSSNRNAHNLLVSGSADTTLKLWDLSTCNCVKSFTYHSDKVSCLDWYSKAPSVLLSGSYDKTAKIADLRLEEAPSSFQVTSDVENVAWDQHSENNFFIGTDNGIVYYCDARNLSKSVWQLQAHDGPISCLSVNPSVPSFVATGSTDRVVKLWNTSDSSPKMVVSRDLDVGRVFTCSFTTDESTAFHLAASGSKGVVRVWDTATNPGVRKAFESRVTEEVTKKERIVQLEDRGAGEDSSDDDDYEDIEDDDDQDAEMS; this comes from the coding sequence ATGTCAATAGTCTCGTCTGTGGCTTTTGTTCCTCGCGGTTATGCATCAGAGTTTCCCAAGAGTTACGATATTGATGAGATAGAGTATGAGCGAATTAATCAGCTTTCAAAGTTAAAGCTCGAGGATGCTCGAGCTGATCTCCAATCTTCTATGGAAGACTCAAATAAAGCCAATGGGAACGGTGAAGAAACTACAGATGGAGCAGAAGGGGTGTTGCAAACAAGTGAAGAGGTAGATGATGAATTGAAAGTATACAATTTGGATACTTACGATGACGATGAGGAGGAAGCTGAGACAGAAGGGCCCGCTGCTATGTTTAGCAACATTCGTGGATTGGCTTACCATGAAAATGGAGAAAAAGATCCATATATCACTATTGATCCTCAGGAACAGGACGATTTGGAAAGAGAGGAAATGCAAATATTACCAACAGACAGCCTTTTGCTAGCTGCGCGCACAGAAGATAACTTGTCCCACGTTGAAGTGTATGTATATGAGCCAACAGAGGAAAATCTTTACGTGCATCATGATTTTCTTCTCCCTACCTTTCCTCTGTGTCTCGAATGGCTAGATTATAAGGTGGGTACGTCTGACAACGCTCCTGGAAATTACGTTGCTGTCGGCACGTTTGATcctgaaattgaaatatgGGATTTAGACATCATTGATGCAGTTTACCCTGCAGCCGTGTTGGGTGCAGGTGCCTCTCAAGTcaacaagaaaaagaagaagtctaaaaaaataaatgatagTTATCACACAGATGCTGTTCTTGCTCTTTCTTCGAACCGAAATGCTCACAATCTTTTGGTTTCTGGTTCTGCAGATACCACACTAAAGTTGTGGGATTTGAGCACATGCAATTGTGTCAAATCTTTCACGTATCATTCTGACAAAGTTTCTTGCTTAGATTGGTATTCCAAAGCTCCATCCGTATTATTGTCAGGTAGTTATGATAAAACTGCAAAAATAGCTGACCTTCGCCTTGAAGAAGCTCCATCGAGTTTTCAAGTTACTAGCGATGTTGAAAATGTTGCCTGGGATCAACATAGCgaaaacaactttttcatTGGCACTGATAATGGCATAGTTTATTATTGCGATGCTAGAAATCTCTCAAAGTCCGTTTGGCAATTGCAAGCCCATGATGGACCTATTTCTTGTCTCAGTGTTAATCCTTCGGTTCCTTCTTTTGTAGCCACAGGCTCCACTGATAGAGTGGTTAAACTCTGGAACACTTCCGATAGTTCACCGAAGATGGTTGTTTCTAGAGATTTGGATGTTGGACGTGTGTTTACTTGCTCCTTTACTACGGACGAATCAACTGCTTTCCATCTAGCTGCCTCCGGAAGCAAAGGAGTCGTTCGTGTCTGGGACACTGCAACTAATCCTGGTGTTCGAAAAGCGTTTGAAAGTAGAGTTACTGAGGAAGTTACTAAAAAAGAGCGCATCGTTCAGTTAGAAGACAGAGGTGCCGGGGAGGACTCTTCTGATGATGATGACTATGAAGATATAGAAGACGATGATGATCAAGATGCTGAGATGTCCTAA